The DNA segment atttatttatctcggggaacttatttatttatttataaagtgCGTGTCTGTTCTATGGTGAGGTGAGGGTTTCAAATTGTTCACTTCTGACAAAAATGAAGCCTTAAGGAGAAATAGGTGATACAGATATGTTATAGAGGATGTCTTGTACGATTCCCGCtatataaaataatacattgttgaacaatgtcgtCTTTTGTTGGGCCACAAGCCCAagatcatatcatatcattaaCCATGATGTGTTAAAATGACTATAAATTTGGAGTGCCCTTTTATGATTAGCCAAAATGACAAACACATCCATGTAGCACTTGTGGAATATCGAATTTTATTGTTAAACAAGTCCTTGGCTTTTCATTCTATTTGAATAGCCTACTTTTGATTGGTTTTATTTGCATTTGCTATCTTGATCAAATTTTCAGTTCAAATTCATTACACTAGAATAGTGAGTAGTATAGTCTGAGTAGGATGGATTATATCAGGTGAATGATGAAGCTGTTATGACTTCTTCTCTTTTATCCACTTGACTAAACTAAGTATTCCACTTGCTCCAACTTCAACAGTTGTGCATATTATTATATCCATAGTAACCATTATTTTCATTATCATTTCCTTTTATATGCGTGTTTTTGGTGGCTTCTTTCAATGGAACCTTCTTACCTGTTCCTTTGTTCCACAAAGAAGTAGAGGTCTGCTGATTGGAAAGCTGCAAGAGCTTATAACGAGAAGGGACTCATCTATGAGGGAAGAATCGAAGGATTCAATGGTGGTGGTTTGCTGATTAAGTTTTATTCACTCGTTGGTTTTCTTCCTTTCCCACAGCTGAGCCCTGCGCATTCATGTAAAGGTATGCACTGAATCTCATTAAATTTAGTACTTTTTTTTCTCTGTTTTGGACTAAGCTGACCCAGAAAATCGAGGGAGTGGGTGCACTGCAATCTGGGAATGGttcgtatatatatatgaaggtTTTGACTCGtcagattaagaaaaattacACAAGTTTCAATTTTTCCCAAGGAGTCACTCTCTGCTGGACTGGATACACCCATCATAGTCTGTTGGAAGAATCTTATTTTGAGTGTGTCATCTCTCACCACTTCTCTGCTTTGtatcaaatatattaaaattggattttttttggagggataatcaaaattttgttttcatttaCAAATTTAAGGTAGATGAAAAGTTTGATCAAAATAATGTAATGTACACCTCACATGTGTGGAACTAGTTCAACACTTGTAAACTGCAGTTTCATGAACTTCTGATAGCATATTATAATTAAATCCAAAAGAGAGGAAAATACATTGAATTAATCATCATCATATTTAAAGgaaggaggggggggggggggggggggtgaaatggggtaagaaatattatttacaaAATTAACGTCGGCCCCGTCCCCGGGGGCAgttataattttatgttttatcaaCCTTTCATTTTGAAGTTGACCCTCCCCTAGTGTATTTCAATACACTGGGGGCCTACTAACTTTGAGAAAAATTAGCCGATGGGCACCCCTGATAGCTGGAGGCTTTTCCAAGCGACTGCCAACTTTTTTGTATCTGCGTATTACTTCACACTTGTGTGGTACATATTACATTTTTTGGTGAATCTTTTCACCATATTGTATTTTGATGaatgaaataaattttgatgaatTTGACCCCAAAAAAAAACCAGCATCTCCCATTGTCATACTGATGCATCATTGGCTTCTGGGATCAGCAACcagatattaaaattttgactTATCGTGTAGAACCACAGAAGAGCATCCAAGATATTGCACGAGCTTTGACAGGTTCAATCATTCCCGTGAAGGTACTGAGTTGTATCACTGATGTGTGGAATATATTATTTTCCGGTTGTTGCTGATGTTGCTGATGTTGCGTTGACTTATTTGTTTCCTGAAATAGTTTTTATAGTTTGTTGCATACTAGCATTGAAATCCACATCTGTTATGTCCTAACTCGAGTGTTATTGTGGTTATACAAGTCACAAGATACCCATATTTTAAATATGCAAACTATttagttctttttttttttatcagaaaCATAAATATTGTTATTAATAAGTTAAAAGAGTTAAATACATATGTGGACTAGAGGTCCACAATTTCCTCTAGGAGTATAGTTTGAAGATTATGCTAATTCAAACCAGATTCCAGCCCCTATACAAATCTGAAATCGCAAAAACTTGGAATTCATTTAAACTATGTAACCACACTGCTACTCTCAATTTGATCTTATCCCAAATCTCTTCAATCAAGTCTTCTACGTCTTCAAAAATCCTCCGATTTCTTTCCAACCATACGTTGAGAAACAATTTAGTTCTCAATCTATGATTGTTGAGAAAAGCACCCTGTatcaattttcttttttttcaagGATGACATGAGAGATACTTATTATGAGTCAACTACCGAAACAATTtggattaatttaatttatttcaagAGTAAATTATAGTAGTATGCTTATGTGCTTGAATGATATTGGTGAATGAAAAATTAATGTCCCAAATTATCTGTTTGAAATTATTGCATGGGAATCAAGTGTATTGTAGGGGAGGGACTGCATGCATCGCGACTTTGAGTCTTCGGGTGTAGGAAACATAGAAAATGCGTTGTGAAACCGAGTTTGTGGGTCAAGCCACAACAGAGTGATGTTGTGATGCCAATCCTTCATTTTATGGATTTGCATGAGAGGCATCACGATGCTGGCCCAAAAGCCTCGATTCCAAACACGGGGTCGGAAATCTTCCATGGAAAATGTCTCCAGTCGAGTCCACAGCTTTTGAGGAAGTATAAAAACaccaacaaaatttatttttgaatacAAAATAATCCGTCATCTTTCTTTCTAGATTATCtaatcatgattttttttaatcaattacATTTAAACACAAATCTTTGAGAAGCAATTCTTCTACTTGGGATAAAATCAAACTGAGAGTTGCCACGTGGGCTCTCAAGGGTTCTAACTTTAAATCTTTGTCCATGTTAGACTTGTATAGAGATTGGAAATTGGCTTTGATCTAGATTGTTAGAAGCCCTTTTTGGCTTTGAATATAGCTAGCTAGCGTGGATCGCTGGTCCACTTTTTgtaatctatcattttcatttatatataatacatatgtttcctatcaaaaaaaaaatttgtggtgCTGCTACTTCAAAATTGTCAGTCATTGTATCTTGGGACATCTATTGTCTATGACCTTAATCACTGGTGCGGGGTAACGATGTTTTAAGAATCGAATTCGACTTTTGTCTTGACTATTTTTTCCCGGAAAAAATACATATTACCTTTGACACACGTTGTCTAACAGTACTTGAACTAAGGTCTAAGTATTATTGTCTCTTATGTGGGATGACTAAGCGTGTAAAAATAATTACTTGCGCCATTTTTAGGAGATATTGTTGATTTGTTTCCTAGAAGTTTTGAACTTAAATGTGTTAAAGATTTTCAGGATAACAGTGTTAATTGACAATTCTTTTTTGGAGAGAAACTGACAATGTTTCTAGTTACCATTGAATAACAGTGAAATCTTGTTACCTCTCTTAGGTTATTCAAGCAGATGAGGAAAACAGGAAATTAATATTCTCGGAAAAGGAAACTGCCTGGTCAAGATATTCTTCTCAGCTAAAAGTGGGGGACCTTTATGAGGGTATAGTGGGATCGGTCGAGGACTATGGTGCCTTTGTCCATCTTCGCTTTCCTGATGGTATTAACTTCTTGAACAGTGGTACTTGACGCAGTGCataattatgttatatgatgTAATTCAATCTCATCAATCTCACATTTAAGCTCTGATCCAGGTCAATATCATCTCACCGGACTAGTGCATATTTCGGAAGTTTCATGGGATTTAGTCCAAGATGTGAGAGATGTCCTCACTGAGGGCGATAAGGTGAATGTCAAAATTGTGAACATAGATAGGTAATTTTTTAATTCAGCTATTCTATGTCATCTTTTGTTTCTTCAATACATCAGTGtctataaaatataaatcacCCACATGTATATGAATCCAAACATACTAAACTAACTGTGTAAAAGAACTAAAACTTTCTTCACAAGTATCATGTTAGGTAGTCACAATTGCTCCCGTTATCTTTTTTGCAAGTCCATATGGTAAATAATTGAAATAGAGTGTTTAGACTATGTGCAGTTTAAAAGCAATTTCACCCATTGTATTGTCATGCATGCCGATCTGTGTGGTGCAATGATCGAAATATAGCATTTgtgcattttaaaaaatttgagctGGTAACCATTATATTTTGGTATAACAGCAAATACTATTTCTACATATTTGTTGAATTATAGAATTATATCGTGACCAAAGAGTTTAAGCATCTTTTTTTAGGACATGTTTCACAAAATCAATTTTTGTTACTTTTTGACTTCCTTCTTTCAATggaatacattatttgattcaAGGACTGATGTAGCTATTTTCTACTGCTCTGGAAATGATGCAGGGAAAAGTCACGGATCACATTGTCCATTAAGCAACTAGAGGAAGATCCACTTCTCGAAACTTTAGACAAAGTTATTCCACAGGTATTGTGATGTTATTTTTCTTCAgccttattttttattttcatactGCAGTTCGATTTACTAATAATTACTCTGCTTCACAGGACGATTCTGTGGACTCCGATACTTTAAATGCAAATGACCATGTAACTATTGAACCTCTTCCTGGTCTTGACACAATCATTGGAGAATTACTGAAGGAAGATGGGTATGACTAGCATTTGTTGACATTCATGGTTATTTGATTATGATTATAGTAAATATCAACTTGAAATATTTGCTGCACGTGCATTTGTCATGTCAATTCTGATTTCGGTGCCTAAACATGAATATAGGTggaataaaaaatcaaattttaagcaTTTTGACGAATTTAAAGGGCGATCTACTTTTTCATGCTATGTATAATGATGGAACAAAGATAAGGTAACACTCATGCTGAAAGTTTAATGCTGTAAAGTGTTCATAGAAACGAAATTGGGTCTGTGGGGCTATTTGTTCGCATTGATAGCCTTGTGATTGATTTACTACTGTAAAGAACTGGTGCTTGGACTAAGATGCAGCTATGCATTTGagcttttttcattttttgagACATAGCATAGTCTTTCAACTTCCACACAAGACAAGTGTCTTCTTCTCTTGGTTTTATCTCATCATCTCCAAAATCTTAAACCAACTTGTTTGGGTTCATATACTTATGGTGTCTCAGCATTGATGATGTGAGAATCAGCCGACAAGGATTTGAGAAACGGGTGGTTTCGCAAGATTTGCAGCTATGGCTTTCAAACGTTAGTGTGAACAATCTATGCTCTCCCATCCTTAAAACCATTCGTAAAAGTTCATTTTCCTCTGCTTATGAgtggaaaaaataataatttattcagTAACTTCAAATCTTGCTATCTGCAGGCGCCCCCTGTGGGAGATCAATACACACTTCTTGCTCGAGCTGGACGACAGGCATGTAACTCTATCAGGACCCACTCGTCTAATTTTTCTCTGTAATCTAAGTATACATTCATTTTTTGAATCAGGTACAAGAAATACAGCTAACTACCTCACTCGATCAAGATGGAATCAAAGGAGCGTTGCAGCACGTTTTAGAACGGGTGCCATGACTAATCTTTTCAAAGTCTCTTACTAATATTGGTGAAGGTCCAACATATATATCAAACTAAAGAACATAGAAATTTCTGGTTTACTATGCTCAATTTCAATGTTCCATGTTCATTTCTTGTGCAGCAGCTATTGTACAGTGTAACCCTTATTAATTAACTCACACATCTGTACATAGTTGAGTGAATTTTTACATGATTCATAATGTCATTGTTTATTTTCAACTGTTCCATGGTAATCACATATATTTGCGTTTCTAATACTTGTCAAAAAGCAGTAAAGACACGAGCTATTCCGAACTTATATTCTTGGTGTTTGTTAGCAAACCttatcgtttttttttttaaaaaaaaaagaaaagaaaacacacGATGGATCATTGTGCAGGATTTCCTTTAATTTGTTATTATGGTGAAATAAAGTTCAAAGTTGTTGCATATTGTGATTATACTTAAAAGTGCATAGCTACAGGCAGTGGACATTAGCCCAAGTGGGTGCCATAGATGTTATTTTTATCGTCGGTCGTGTTCGAGTTTTCCTCTCCTCTGTGTCAAAAAAGGTTGCATAGCTACAATAATGACGTTGAAAATGACAAGTGTATGATTCCCATTTGggatttaacataaaaaataaaattcgaaCATCCATGTGACACATGTACTAGGATTTATTGGGAGCTTTTGTGCACTTTGTAAGTGTACTATATGATTGGTGGCTATAGGGATTGGACCACTTGGAATTTAAAGCAAACAAACATGCCGACCAGTGAAAAAAGTCTTTTGTGAAAAGATATGGTAACGCTGCTGTCTCAACGTGTCTCAACCTTCATCTTTCGTGACACTGTGTTTGTACTTTCGATACTATCCATTCATTATTATTACATCATTAATATTCAAACATTTTTACCAATTCCTATGGTTGGATAAATATGAATCGACTCTTTCTTTTCTCAGAAAGTAATGTAATATTAATGTAGAATACTACGCATATAAGGAAGGGCGAGCCATAAATGGAAGAATCCAAACACAACTCAAGTGACTTATATATAATTCTGATTAATGAGATCCTACACTATGAGTATTATCCAAATTATGTATCTGATGGTCAATATCTCTACACATGAACATAATTAATGAGATATTGTTGATGTGGCAAATCATGTGATATTGAATTTATGATTCGGATAAAACCTTTAAGATATGTTGAACTCTACCTATAATTCCACGAGGTTTTATTAATTCACTCAATAAAGAAACGACCTTTGGGACAAAACAGTTTTTGGgtttattaaaatataacatTTATATAATATAGAATATCATGCATATATAGGTAGGGAACAACAAATAATGGATGAAATCAAACATCAATTCGTGGTGAACTCAGGATTTTTAGTCTATTCGAAATAAAATTCTAAGCTCTCGtatcttttaatattttaaattgagCTACCCAAGCTACCACCAAATTAAACAAAatgtattcaaaatttttatatacaaaattttaaaaaatttagggCCCACCCTGGCTTCCACGTGGATCCGCCATAGACTATATTGCATGTCCATTATTTGTCCATGAGCAAAACAATCTGAAAGTTTAGCTTCCTTAGTATTATATCCTTTTTGGACAATGCTATGTGTACATAGAGTTGTACATAGAGGGTTACATGTCAATTAAATTAGGAAAgtatcttaaattttttttttctcttcaacCTATAATTTTTTGTCTTACTCTAAAACCtttatctaaaatattattatttttattctatTACTTACTTTTAGAATTAATTTACTgagttcaacaaaaataattattttataatatttaaaaaaataattatgaaaatatatataactttttactgagttcaacaaaaataataattgtttatttttttagtaaatatattttataatttttaaaatttaactttcaaatttaaatcatatataaacgatattttattattatgtatttaaatcaaaatatatttattattattatgtgtaatagttaatattttgttaaaaaacaaaatcaaaactcAAACATGTAGGTTTGGGTTGATCGAGTTAGTCGAGTTCAGATCGGTCGCTATTGATTTATTCGGGTTTAGTttgagaaatttttaaaaagtttttgtaCTTATAGATTAATTAAGAAGtatttactatatttttatatattatatgtttgaAAAACATTTATTGTATATTATCATAGATTTTCCacatgtaataattattttttaaaacattgatttttaaaattaatttttattttgtgtagtaagtatattttaaatttcgtaCAATTAAACtttcaatttaaattatataaaactatataagtgagattttgttattatgtatttaaattaaaatatattgattattattattatgtgtatttaattattttgttaaaaataaaaaaaatcaaatatttcaggTCAACCCGAATCCCAAAACCTCAAAACCTTAATCCGATAATTTTCTGGTCAGCTCGGATCGGGTTCAATTTTGACATCCCCTAAAACtgcacaataaataataaaataaaaaataataatattttcgttAATAGTTTTTTTGAGCAAGACAAACTATTGAAAATaaagatattttaaaatatttttgatatactTTCCTAATTTATATGACATGTAAACCTCTATGTACAACTCTATGTACACATAGCTTTATCCTTAATTTTTTTACCCCGATGAGTGCATACACCGAATTAATTATTAATCTGTAataattaaaagaattaaacaGATTCCTTAAAACGAATCTTTATGTAAATATCTTACAATAAAATCCAAAAGTGAGCCGGCCGGGAAATAGCTAGATTTTTAAATAAGCATATAATATTTTGGTTTCAGGAGAATTTGTTGCCCTGTCGGCCCTTTCTGCAGAAACGCCCTGTGAAAGCAAGATACGCTGCATGCATGCATGTCAAAACTGCACGTCTttctatataaaatatattaatctttcatacatatatatatagagagattCAAATGGCCGACATGGCGACATTAAATCTTAACTAAAATTTATACATACATATAACATTTGGACATATTATAAGTAGtctcatttattttatttcgacAATgtaccataatatatatatgtgtttatattttttGTCCCTCGTACGTTCAAGCTAGCTAGCTGTTTCTTTTGTCTGCGGCATAACACTCGGTTCAATTAAGCATTCACTTGGAAATTTTCCTTGGGatctattttatataatatttggagaaggCTTGTATATGGATAATGTATATCGATTAATACCGCAATGTTCTTATAGAATACATGTTCATTACATATTTTTGTTTTATCTAACGTttctatttataaaaataagtgGATTTGTAAATTATTATGTTATTCATATATGTTGATTTATCATCTTTATTAATATTACATCTTCTAACATGCATCTCATCTCACGACCTAAATAGTGTTTAAAATTACTAATTATCCATGAATGctttgaattctttattgtaaATGCAATGATGATCACACTTCAATATTTATACTacataatttttgtttaatatccTAATGACGACACTAGAAGAAATAGCTTTATAATTAATTCTTGTTACTTTGTATAAGCATTCATTTTAATTTATGCGGTGGTTATGGGAAAATGAGAAATAATTGTGTTCAATAATATGTgtgtggtggtggtggtggtggtggtggtggtggcagATACATCAAGAGCGTAGCTAGGAAATTTGTATTTAGTGGGCGAAATCGGATTTGTAATCTGAATGTTAAACCTAATTAATAATACAgtttcaattaaaataaaataccataTAAGATTCGAGTAAAAAATATCATACAAAAATGGTTGTAAGTTTGTAACCTTAATTTGTATAGTAGGGGCATCGGACATGACCAGGGCACTAATGATAGCATAATTCTTTGTGAGTCAATATGCATGTGAAGTGAAACCCACACACATTGGGCCATAAGTTTTTATAGTGTGGGCTAGACATGTAAGATATTTTGAGGTAATTTTGGGCCATAAATATCTAAAATATGGActacatatatacataaaatatGGACAAGAGTCTGCTTGGCAAGAGCCCACTCTTGCCCATATAAGAGCTCCGCCCCTGAGAGACATAAATGAACCAGTCGTTCGCGAGCTATTCGATGCTCGATTGATAAAAGCTCCTTTGAGATTGTTTAATGTGGCTCATTGAGATAAATGAACCAAGCTCAAGCTTTAAGATCATATTCGGCTTGTTAGCTCGTGAACAATTTCATTACTAGACGCGTTCGTGTGTCTGTTCGATATTAGATGAAAAATTTATagtataatatttgatttatagATTCCACACTTTTatttatgacaaatatataaaaatatatttattagaataaaattacaaattttaataagaatattatatttttttctctaaagaagggaattttttttaaaattgaagaGGAAAGTTTTCCTCCAATTTGTGAGAGGAAATGGAAGGGAAGACAaatattttctcttcttttctcctctcttcttttctcttctttccctttcttttcttttctttcctcaCTTTCAAACTAAGTTTTTGGGTCCATGGTTAACCCAAATACCCAATTTATATATGCACTTTCAATCTAGATAACTATAGTGGGGACAACGTCAAAAAACTTAGAAAATGACGTTCATAAATACTTCATATATGATACTTATATAAAGATCATATGTATGGTAAATCATATTATCCGAAGATTGTAAGTTAAAAAGTTTGATCAGTTAAGTAAAGTGATCTTCAAAagatatatttttggaaaagaAAACTGAAATTTAACCAAACATAAGTCTAAAATCAGAAAAGAGATCACAAGTATCATTAGTACTGggtcttaaaattaaaaattattttgttaggTGATAGCATTGAATAGAAGGATTACAATTGTCAACATTTCTTTGTCAAAgcaatattaattataaatctTTGTTTTTCAATGATCTAAATCGTTTTCGACAAGGATCTGACATGATTCGCAGTCGCACTAAATACGCattatcaataatttttttaacaaatcgTGACCCAAATCTTgtcaatatataaatattagttGGACAATAATTATTGCTCTAAGCCTCTAAGTGTCCATTTGAGTGAAAATTTACGGGTTCAATGTACGTACTCGATTGGTAATGTGCCTTTTGCTTTTTGCATTCGTCCTCGATCATTTATTGCATAGATATACCTTTAAACTTTGAATATGGTTGATTTTTAATTTGGGTTTATTTCAACCTATCTATACAGGCATTATCTTCATGATAGATCCAAGAGTTCTCATTTATCAATACACGTGGggtccactaaaaaataatggatgtcacatttattgataaatgtcCACCGTTAGATCTACCTCAAGGCAGTGCCTGTATAGGTAGGATCTAACTTACCATTAATTACATATTAAACTATGATTTTTAACTATACTTAGTAATTAAAAAAAGGAATGCAATAAATGCACAAGAAGAACAAATGAAGGAAAAGTAATGTTCTTATGAATGTGATAAAACATAAATCGGATAAAATTACGACAATACCATCAAATATTGTTTGATACTATGGATAAAATGAACAAAATATATGTGTAGCacaaaattctttatttcttgaaattaagaaatagaaaatggatacaaagtgaatttgagaaattaaataaagattagtgGATGCAATCTCTAAATAATCCCTTGATTTTTCTTTTCAATGACAATTTCttgttggatttgaaattcctgagtatttgatattttttgaagacgatttgatgtcttgagatttgatttgatgtcttgataaagttaattcgatgggttaacaccttgatatcgaattaaacttcaaaatttgggaAGAACGCGATGAACTCCTTGAACCGCGCCTTGAAATTTgttatcttgaatttgatgaagaacacgatcttattgaatttgatgaagaacacaatcttcttgaatttgatttatttgttgaagaacataaacttcttgaatttgatgaaaaacacaatcttcttgaatttgatttatttgatgaagaatGCGAGCTTCTTGATTTTGATAAAGAGcacaatcttcttgaatttgatttatttgttgaagaacacgaacttcttgaatttgatgaagaacacgatcttcttgaatttgatttgtttgatgaagaacacgaacttcttgaatttgatgaagaacgcgatcttcttgaatttgaatgaatttaagTATATTTGAAGAAGAACACAATTAATCCCTTGAATCACGCCTTGATCTTCTCGAATTTGATGGACTTGAATAAGAACGTCTTGATTGCGtcttgaacttcttgaatttgactTGAGAAAAAaactcttgaattcttctaTTCCTTTGCTTTAGTCTTCTGTGTTGTGTTTTTTGTTGGTCAtctgccccctatttatagttGAAGGATGCAGATTCCTACCATTTTGATTTTATGAGATGTCGCAATTTGATTGGCTCCTCATGATTTATTTGGTGATTATTTTCCATTAATcacaagatttgattttaaatactaaaaatattagtattttcttCTATTTGATACAAGATTTGAtctcaaatactaaaaatattagtattttattCCAATTTGTGCAAAATGCAATCTtgatttaaaaatcttgatttgatcacaaaatatattaaaatatcaattaataactatttattttttaggaaTTTAATCTTCCCAAAAATAGCTAattgttttattgatatttaattatttcgtaCTTGCCATATTTGAAGGTTgacaaatttaattgtctacaATATATgcgataaattaataatatattgttttgtataattttaaccTACATGATTATTGCATTTACTATGTCATAATATGTTAAATGTCGTCACAAAATCTAAATCAATCATAATTGTCGAGTGATTAATTAACCATAAAATTTCATTCACATCATCCTCATCATAAGTTCATCGTACGGGTGGAGATATATGATTAAAGAGATGAGAAAAACGTCGGATTAAAAACTTGGGCGAAACATAGATATTGGTGGTGAATCAGTCAGTCCCATCCCCATAGGAAGGAGTGAACTTGCAGTGGGCCTGAACATATCCACAACTAGGCATGGTACATGGGAGTAATTACTCGATGACCACTTTCTACATGTACCACATAACACAGACCACTGTGTAATGTAAGTGTCAAAAGAACAAAATGGACAACTAAAGATGCAATAA comes from the Henckelia pumila isolate YLH828 chromosome 1, ASM3356847v2, whole genome shotgun sequence genome and includes:
- the LOC140889664 gene encoding uncharacterized protein isoform X2, coding for MPLFTASLGSVSSGLAFLSHFFDNTSHNAALITNPAPSFNFPCSLSRSYSSKRATFLKVTVSSGSTTRTDDGLDQAVLPDHIRQDRRSADWKAARAYNEKGLIYEGRIEGFNGGGLLIKFYSLVGFLPFPQLSPAHSCKEPQKSIQDIARALTGSIIPVKVIQADEENRKLIFSEKETAWSRYSSQLKVGDLYEGIVGSVEDYGAFVHLRFPDGQYHLTGLVHISEVSWDLVQDVRDVLTEGDKVNVKIVNIDREKSRITLSIKQLEEDPLLETLDKVIPQDDSVDSDTLNANDHVTIEPLPGLDTIIGELLKEDGIDDVRISRQGFEKRVVSQDLQLWLSNAPPVGDQYTLLARAGRQVQEIQLTTSLDQDGIKGALQHVLERVP
- the LOC140889664 gene encoding uncharacterized protein isoform X1 codes for the protein MPLFTASLGSVSSGLAFLSHFFDNTSHNAALITNPAPSFNFPCSLSRSYSSKRATFLKVTVSSGSTTRTDDGLDQAVLPDHIRQDRRSADWKAARAYNEKGLIYEGRIEGFNGGGLLIKFYSLVGFLPFPQLSPAHSCKEPQKSIQDIARALTGSIIPVKVIQADEENRKLIFSEKETAWSRYSSQLKVGDLYEGIVGSVEDYGAFVHLRFPDGINFLNSGQYHLTGLVHISEVSWDLVQDVRDVLTEGDKVNVKIVNIDREKSRITLSIKQLEEDPLLETLDKVIPQDDSVDSDTLNANDHVTIEPLPGLDTIIGELLKEDGIDDVRISRQGFEKRVVSQDLQLWLSNAPPVGDQYTLLARAGRQVQEIQLTTSLDQDGIKGALQHVLERVP